In Candidatus Omnitrophota bacterium, a single genomic region encodes these proteins:
- a CDS encoding radical SAM protein, translating to MKGLKEHRSDNLHTVVYKKASPDEILSAELGPQYTEYRKKWGRVSECRLEQDYPLHLNFEIFYGCNLRCSMCILSKPIGERGYKTEPEKRISFDKYKEIIDEGVKRGLCAVQLNGHNEPLLQDDLTEYIQYARNSGIIDIYLITNATLLTPEKAEELLSSGLTQIKFSMDSVLKETYEKLRVGGNFEKTLENINTFLQMKKKMKKILPVTRVSFVKTPENKSEVNDFIGYWSDRVDYITVQDMVDPFVVDEAVSEGSLNNKKNLSKCSMPYQRMFIRNNGDVSPCCSTYGFQLPVGNVYESSIYEIWNGKRLSTLRKRINGPFEKQPIPCRKCRRSLEHITS from the coding sequence GTGAAAGGACTTAAAGAACACAGATCAGATAATCTTCACACTGTGGTTTACAAAAAGGCCTCACCGGATGAAATATTATCTGCAGAGCTGGGCCCACAATACACCGAATATCGTAAAAAGTGGGGCCGGGTTTCGGAATGCAGACTCGAGCAAGATTATCCATTGCATCTGAATTTTGAGATCTTTTACGGATGCAACCTAAGGTGTTCCATGTGTATACTGTCAAAACCCATAGGAGAAAGAGGGTATAAGACTGAACCGGAAAAACGGATCAGTTTTGATAAATATAAGGAAATAATCGATGAGGGCGTCAAAAGAGGACTTTGTGCTGTCCAGCTCAATGGGCATAATGAACCGCTTTTACAGGATGATCTCACTGAATATATCCAATACGCCAGAAATTCGGGGATTATCGATATTTACCTTATTACCAATGCCACACTCCTTACTCCGGAGAAGGCGGAGGAACTTTTATCTTCCGGGCTTACGCAGATCAAGTTCTCCATGGATTCCGTTTTAAAAGAAACATATGAGAAATTGAGAGTAGGCGGGAATTTCGAGAAAACCCTTGAGAATATAAACACTTTTCTCCAGATGAAGAAAAAAATGAAAAAGATTTTGCCTGTTACTAGGGTCTCATTTGTCAAGACCCCGGAGAACAAGTCAGAAGTCAATGATTTTATCGGGTACTGGTCCGACAGAGTTGATTATATAACAGTCCAGGATATGGTAGATCCTTTTGTTGTAGATGAAGCGGTTTCCGAGGGATCTTTGAATAACAAAAAAAACCTGTCTAAGTGCTCAATGCCTTATCAGAGAATGTTCATAAGGAATAATGGAGACGTTAGTCCGTGTTGTTCAACCTACGGATTTCAGTTACCCGTTGGTAATGTATATGAAAGCTCGATATATGAGATCTGGAATGGAAAAAGATTGAGCACGCTAAGAAAGCGGATCAATGGACCGTTTGAAAAACAACCGATCCCGTGCCGTAAGTGCAGACGGTCTCTAGAGCATATAACAAGTTAG
- the cysC gene encoding adenylyl-sulfate kinase, with protein sequence MLSWRVCATITTMLLVYIFTGRLVIAVGIGVVEVAVKMALYYFHERAWDRIRAGKHQQESFVMWFTGLPSSGKTTLANETYDYLISRGCRVEKLDGDVVRSVFPNTGFSRQDRETHIRRVGFLASLLEKNGVIVISSFVSPYEESRRFVRGICKNYVEIYVSTSLEECEKRDVKGLYAKARRGEIKSFTGIDDPYEPPEMPDIVVNTEGRTVEESFGQIRDHINRYAK encoded by the coding sequence ATGCTGTCTTGGCGGGTTTGCGCCACGATTACCACGATGTTGCTGGTTTATATTTTCACGGGCCGGTTGGTCATAGCCGTGGGGATAGGCGTGGTGGAAGTGGCAGTCAAGATGGCGCTGTATTATTTTCATGAACGGGCGTGGGACAGGATAAGAGCGGGAAAACATCAGCAGGAGTCTTTCGTGATGTGGTTTACCGGTCTCCCGAGCTCCGGCAAGACGACACTGGCGAACGAAACATATGATTATCTGATAAGCAGGGGCTGTAGGGTCGAGAAACTTGATGGTGACGTAGTCAGGTCCGTGTTCCCCAACACGGGTTTCAGCCGGCAGGACAGGGAGACCCACATAAGGAGAGTGGGCTTTTTAGCGTCACTTTTGGAGAAGAACGGCGTTATAGTGATATCATCGTTCGTATCACCTTACGAGGAATCACGGCGGTTCGTCAGGGGAATTTGTAAGAATTATGTGGAGATCTATGTTTCGACATCACTGGAAGAATGTGAAAAAAGGGACGTAAAGGGTCTTTACGCCAAGGCCCGAAGGGGCGAGATAAAGAGCTTTACGGGTATAGACGATCCGTATGAACCGCCCGAGATGCCGGATATCGTCGTTAATACCGAAGGCAGAACAGTTGAAGAGTCCTTCGGACAGATAAGGGATCATATCAACAGGTACGCAAAGTAA
- a CDS encoding cupin domain-containing protein → MIEEIMYGLKDSVHVARGKHYVVSNLSNQIINGDMRGWVCGHFYPKGSVFHRNDIEICFKTLHLGMEEKLHHHLCSFEFLLVLSGKVEYEIDGDRHVLEPGMFYMLEPGNTERIVQVHKETTVLAVRLPSIPRNKIFEDVE, encoded by the coding sequence ATGATTGAAGAGATTATGTACGGGCTTAAAGACAGTGTACATGTGGCCAGAGGAAAACACTATGTTGTTTCTAACCTGAGCAACCAGATCATAAACGGCGACATGCGAGGCTGGGTCTGCGGTCATTTTTATCCCAAGGGATCGGTTTTCCACCGCAATGACATTGAGATATGCTTCAAGACGCTTCATCTGGGCATGGAGGAAAAACTGCACCACCACCTGTGCAGTTTCGAGTTCCTCCTGGTGTTGAGCGGGAAGGTTGAATACGAAATCGACGGGGACAGACATGTTCTCGAGCCTGGCATGTTCTATATGCTGGAGCCGGGAAACACCGAAAGGATAGTACAGGTCCATAAAGAGACAACGGTTCTTGCAGTCAGGCTCCCCAGCATACCGCGTAACAAGATCTTTGAGGATGTTGAATAA
- the cysD gene encoding sulfate adenylyltransferase subunit CysD: protein MKHLERLENISIHILREAYANLQNLGMLWSIGKDSTVLLWLARKAFFGHVPFPLIHIDTGCKIPEMIEYRDELVREWKLNMVYGMNEEAIEQGKTYNHGKISRIECCRMLKTEALRKTLEGRWKRYRFNHETDRYEEDPSKEPFTGVILGIRADEEGSRSKERYFSPRDEKSIWDIGEQPPEFWNYYNTDFRPSSHVRVHPLLDWTELDIWEYIKKENIPTVSLYYDRGEGKRYRSLGCHPCTFPVDSDAKDVDAVIRELRSGKFSNIAERSGRAQDEEDSGGLESLRREGYM, encoded by the coding sequence ATGAAACATCTGGAAAGACTTGAGAACATAAGTATACACATTCTGCGGGAAGCTTATGCGAACCTGCAAAATCTTGGCATGCTCTGGTCCATCGGCAAGGACAGCACCGTACTTCTGTGGCTTGCCCGGAAGGCTTTTTTCGGTCATGTCCCTTTCCCGCTTATACATATAGATACCGGATGCAAGATACCGGAAATGATCGAGTACCGCGATGAACTTGTCAGGGAATGGAAGCTTAACATGGTCTACGGCATGAATGAAGAGGCCATAGAACAGGGAAAGACTTATAATCACGGAAAAATTAGCCGAATAGAGTGCTGCAGGATGCTGAAGACAGAGGCTCTCAGGAAGACGCTGGAAGGTAGATGGAAAAGGTACCGCTTCAATCACGAGACCGACAGATACGAGGAAGACCCGAGTAAGGAGCCTTTCACCGGGGTTATTCTGGGGATAAGGGCCGATGAGGAGGGATCAAGGTCCAAGGAGAGATATTTTTCTCCTAGGGACGAAAAAAGCATCTGGGATATAGGCGAGCAGCCGCCGGAATTCTGGAATTATTATAATACCGATTTCAGGCCCTCTTCCCATGTACGGGTACATCCGCTTCTGGACTGGACGGAGCTGGATATCTGGGAATATATCAAAAAGGAGAACATTCCGACCGTTTCTCTTTATTATGACAGGGGAGAAGGCAAAAGATACCGTTCGCTCGGATGCCATCCATGCACTTTTCCTGTGGATTCCGACGCGAAAGATGTTGATGCGGTGATCAGGGAATTAAGATCGGGTAAATTCTCCAATATCGCGGAAAGATCAGGTCGGGCCCAGGACGAGGAGGATTCAGGCGGTTTGGAATCATTAAGACGTGAAGGCTATATGTAA
- a CDS encoding LLM class flavin-dependent oxidoreductase produces MNDIKFGFCVPIFANPGMLSFRTPAYEKLDWYSIKDTVLLCEELGFDSMFVADHLFLGRDGDIWECISLMSALAAITKRMQIIPIHLCNSFRHPGMVAKSLATMSHISNGRIALFYDYGWRKAEFDAYGLDFGKDDEERIEKMSEGLSIIKGLLEEEKFSFKGKHYQLNEAICNPKPSSKVPVWMGEANNPLMVSNIVKHADVFNSMPCSDGSFQDKLDIISEECKRQGRDFSEMRLSLETQVLVRPTEKDAERELDRMAGMLERNNSHDDDILEQLKATNPRMTDYNSRETLYEEFMIGSPEMVKQKIDLFVEKGVDHFMLWFMDYPNTEGIRSFAEDIMPHYR; encoded by the coding sequence ATGAACGATATCAAATTCGGATTTTGCGTACCGATATTCGCAAACCCGGGGATGCTTTCATTCAGGACCCCGGCATATGAAAAACTGGACTGGTACTCAATAAAGGATACTGTCCTTCTCTGCGAGGAGCTTGGGTTCGATTCGATGTTCGTGGCAGACCATCTCTTCCTCGGCAGGGACGGGGATATATGGGAATGCATTTCGCTCATGTCCGCTTTGGCGGCTATAACCAAAAGGATGCAGATAATCCCCATACACCTTTGCAATAGTTTCAGGCATCCCGGAATGGTGGCCAAGTCGCTTGCCACGATGAGCCATATATCGAACGGGAGGATCGCGCTTTTTTATGATTATGGCTGGAGAAAAGCGGAATTCGACGCTTACGGGTTGGATTTCGGCAAGGATGATGAAGAACGTATAGAGAAGATGTCAGAAGGACTCTCCATAATCAAGGGACTGCTCGAAGAGGAAAAATTCAGTTTTAAAGGGAAGCATTATCAGCTTAACGAGGCAATTTGCAACCCAAAACCCTCCAGCAAGGTCCCGGTATGGATGGGTGAGGCCAATAATCCCTTGATGGTGTCGAATATCGTAAAGCACGCCGATGTCTTCAATTCCATGCCCTGTTCGGACGGGTCCTTCCAGGACAAACTGGATATCATAAGCGAGGAATGCAAGAGGCAGGGGAGGGATTTTAGCGAAATGCGGCTTTCTCTGGAAACACAGGTTCTGGTAAGGCCGACCGAGAAGGACGCCGAAAGGGAGCTGGACAGGATGGCGGGAATGTTAGAGCGCAATAATTCCCACGATGATGATATTCTTGAACAGCTTAAGGCGACTAACCCGAGGATGACAGATTATAATTCACGTGAGACTCTTTACGAAGAATTCATGATAGGAAGCCCCGAAATGGTAAAGCAAAAGATCGACCTTTTCGTTGAAAAAGGCGTGGATCATTTCATGCTGTGGTTCATGGATTACCCGAATACCGAGGGGATCAGGTCTTTCGCGGAGGACATAATGCCGCATTACAGATAA
- a CDS encoding glucose 1-dehydrogenase, translated as MRLKDKVVVVTGGSRGIGKAACIRFAEEGAKVVVNYAESADHGSYADAAGKVVDEIRSKGGEAAAFEADVADKNKVREMMEFTVSKYGRIDILVANAGICPFEEFGKIDETLLDRVIGVNLKGAFFSAQAAAEKMVELGLKGRIVFTSSVSAVFGGELQAHYCATKGGINQLMKSIAIAVGKHGITANAVLPGTVITDINRKQLEDENKALKDYFIKRTPLGRLATPEDIAAAMLFFASDDASCVSGSTLVVDGGMSVNLQ; from the coding sequence ATGAGATTAAAAGATAAAGTTGTCGTAGTTACTGGAGGATCAAGAGGTATCGGCAAAGCTGCGTGTATCAGGTTCGCTGAAGAAGGAGCCAAAGTGGTGGTCAACTACGCCGAATCAGCCGACCACGGCAGTTACGCAGATGCCGCTGGGAAGGTCGTGGATGAGATAAGGTCCAAGGGTGGAGAAGCGGCGGCTTTCGAGGCGGATGTCGCGGACAAGAACAAGGTACGGGAGATGATGGAGTTCACGGTAAGTAAGTACGGGCGTATCGATATACTGGTGGCTAACGCGGGTATCTGCCCTTTCGAGGAGTTCGGCAAGATAGACGAAACCCTTCTGGACCGGGTGATAGGAGTAAACCTTAAAGGCGCATTTTTCAGCGCACAGGCCGCGGCGGAAAAGATGGTCGAGCTCGGTCTTAAGGGGAGGATAGTCTTTACCAGTTCCGTAAGTGCTGTTTTCGGGGGAGAACTCCAGGCGCATTACTGTGCGACAAAAGGCGGGATTAACCAGCTTATGAAATCCATTGCGATAGCTGTCGGAAAACACGGTATAACCGCTAATGCCGTACTTCCCGGCACCGTGATCACCGACATTAACAGGAAGCAACTTGAGGATGAGAACAAGGCTCTTAAAGATTATTTTATAAAGAGGACACCTTTGGGGCGCCTGGCGACGCCGGAGGATATCGCGGCGGCGATGTTGTTCTTTGCTTCGGATGATGCCTCGTGTGTTTCCGGATCGACGCTTGTCGTTGACGGGGGAATGTCAGTGAACTTACAGTGA
- a CDS encoding adenylyl-sulfate kinase → MTNTHTRKINIVLTGHVDHGKSTVLGRLLADTDALPEGKLDRVKNMCQRNSKPFEYAFLIDALKDEQTQGITIDSARVFYKQGGQEYLFIDAPGHIEFLKNMVTGASRADAAFLVIDAKEGVRENSKRHGYLLSMLGIRQVAVIVNKMDLAGYDQGRFDQIAKEYSSFLDRIGIVPVSFIPVSGREGDNIAMRGDNMSWYGGRTVMEALDMFSSEEQLLEKPFRMPVQDIYKFTKFDDDRRIVVGTVASGKMKVGDEIVFYPSGKRSTVEAIEVFNGKKPTGSFSGQAVGFTLREQIYVKRGEIASICGEERPKVTSRVKASLFWLGRNDMVSGKDYMFKLGTSKVRARLEKIERVFDTTVLESDLPGEMIKRNTFAECVLKTERPIAFDLVGDLQQTSRFVIVDGYDISGGGIIRQALKDRQSWVRDKVFIRENKWEKSMIPYAERVKKYSQQSALILITGKKDAGKKNIARKLEAKLFRQGKLVYFLGIGNVLYGVDADIKGVNDTRQEHLRRLAEVSHILLDAGMILIVTAINLTQEDLELIKTAAGSAHNGVVWVGNEVTTDIDYDIKIDTPRDVDGAADAIERHINRLFDRNRIDKRRGS, encoded by the coding sequence ATGACTAATACTCATACCAGGAAAATAAACATAGTATTGACCGGACATGTTGACCACGGCAAAAGCACTGTCCTCGGCAGGCTTCTGGCCGACACGGACGCATTGCCCGAAGGGAAGCTGGACAGGGTCAAAAATATGTGCCAGAGAAACTCAAAACCCTTTGAATACGCTTTCCTGATCGATGCTCTAAAGGACGAACAGACCCAGGGTATCACCATAGATTCGGCAAGGGTCTTTTACAAGCAGGGCGGGCAGGAGTATCTATTCATTGATGCTCCCGGTCATATAGAATTCCTGAAAAATATGGTCACGGGCGCTTCGCGCGCGGACGCGGCTTTTTTGGTGATAGATGCAAAAGAAGGTGTGAGGGAGAACTCCAAAAGGCATGGTTATCTGCTTTCGATGCTCGGGATAAGACAGGTCGCCGTCATCGTGAATAAGATGGACCTGGCTGGATATGATCAGGGCAGGTTCGATCAGATCGCGAAAGAATACAGTTCCTTTTTGGACAGGATAGGCATTGTGCCGGTATCTTTTATTCCCGTCAGCGGAAGAGAGGGTGATAACATAGCGATGCGGGGCGATAATATGTCCTGGTATGGGGGAAGGACTGTTATGGAGGCACTCGACATGTTCTCTTCCGAAGAGCAGCTACTTGAGAAGCCTTTCAGGATGCCCGTTCAGGATATCTATAAGTTCACCAAATTCGACGATGATAGAAGGATAGTCGTGGGTACCGTGGCATCAGGGAAAATGAAGGTGGGTGACGAGATAGTATTTTACCCCTCAGGTAAGAGGAGTACAGTGGAAGCGATAGAAGTGTTCAACGGCAAGAAGCCCACGGGGTCGTTCTCTGGGCAGGCCGTGGGGTTCACCTTAAGAGAACAGATCTATGTAAAAAGGGGTGAGATAGCCTCTATCTGCGGGGAGGAGAGGCCAAAGGTCACTTCCAGGGTAAAAGCCAGTCTTTTCTGGCTCGGCAGGAACGATATGGTCTCCGGCAAGGATTACATGTTCAAGCTGGGCACTTCCAAGGTAAGGGCAAGACTGGAAAAAATCGAGAGAGTTTTTGATACCACCGTTCTTGAGTCGGACCTGCCCGGCGAGATGATCAAAAGGAATACTTTTGCCGAATGCGTGCTTAAGACCGAAAGGCCGATAGCCTTCGATCTTGTCGGGGACCTCCAGCAGACCAGCAGGTTCGTGATTGTTGATGGCTATGATATCAGCGGAGGGGGTATAATACGCCAGGCTCTGAAAGACCGGCAGTCATGGGTGAGGGACAAGGTCTTTATACGTGAGAATAAGTGGGAGAAGAGTATGATTCCGTACGCGGAAAGGGTAAAAAAATACTCCCAGCAGTCGGCGCTCATCCTCATAACCGGCAAAAAGGACGCAGGCAAGAAAAATATAGCCAGAAAACTCGAGGCGAAGCTCTTCCGTCAGGGAAAACTTGTTTATTTTCTCGGGATAGGTAACGTGCTTTACGGTGTTGATGCCGACATCAAGGGTGTCAACGATACCAGACAGGAGCACCTGCGCAGACTCGCGGAAGTATCACATATTTTACTGGATGCGGGTATGATACTTATTGTTACGGCGATAAACCTAACCCAGGAAGACCTTGAACTGATCAAGACGGCTGCAGGATCGGCACATAACGGTGTTGTATGGGTCGGTAATGAAGTTACCACGGATATTGACTACGATATTAAGATAGATACTCCCCGGGACGTGGACGGGGCGGCGGATGCCATCGAAAGACACATTAACAGGTTGTTCGACCGGAACAGAATTGATAAAAGGAGAGGATCATGA